In the Geobacter sp. FeAm09 genome, one interval contains:
- a CDS encoding DUF3775 domain-containing protein, translating into MLQNRKRWTSCRRLPTRGPHRKRKLVDFVSGLSYEQSMDIVAIMYSGRGDGTFSEMREYVDNFSHEQCMNVIHGKFGRLAEYLKRGLARLNTSGS; encoded by the coding sequence TTGCTTCAGAACCGGAAGCGTTGGACGTCCTGCAGAAGATTACCTACTAGGGGTCCCCACAGAAAACGTAAGCTGGTCGACTTTGTTTCAGGCTTGAGCTATGAACAATCTATGGATATTGTTGCCATCATGTATTCTGGGCGTGGTGACGGCACGTTTTCAGAAATGCGAGAGTATGTCGACAACTTTAGCCATGAACAGTGCATGAATGTAATCCATGGCAAATTTGGCCGATTAGCTGAATACTTGAAAAGAGGCCTTGCCAGGTTGAATACCTCAGGGAGCTAA
- a CDS encoding type II toxin-antitoxin system RelE/ParE family toxin: MIRSFACKHTEKIYNGERIPRFQAFAQQAEKRLQILDSATCIEDLMNLPSNRFEALSGDRKGQQSIRINQQWRLCFEWREDGPYDVEIVDYH; this comes from the coding sequence ATGATTCGTTCATTCGCGTGCAAGCATACCGAAAAAATATACAACGGTGAACGGATACCGCGTTTTCAGGCTTTTGCCCAACAGGCTGAGAAAAGGCTCCAAATACTTGACAGTGCCACCTGCATTGAAGACTTGATGAATCTTCCGAGTAATCGTTTCGAGGCATTGAGTGGAGATCGAAAGGGGCAGCAGAGCATTCGGATTAATCAGCAGTGGCGCTTATGCTTCGAGTGGCGCGAGGATGGACCGTACGACGTCGAAATTGTTGATTACCACTGA
- a CDS encoding HigA family addiction module antitoxin has translation MNAMRPIHPGEVLKDELIEIGMSANVFARLLCVPTNRITAILNGERSVTADTALRLSRFFGTTPEFWLNLQTAYDLKVAKQTSGEKIELDITPMKQAA, from the coding sequence ATGAATGCTATGCGCCCCATACACCCCGGGGAGGTTCTGAAAGACGAGCTTATCGAGATCGGGATGAGCGCCAATGTTTTTGCAAGATTATTGTGTGTGCCCACCAACCGGATCACGGCCATACTGAATGGCGAACGGTCTGTCACTGCCGACACAGCGCTTCGGCTCTCTCGATTTTTCGGGACGACCCCTGAATTCTGGCTGAACCTCCAGACTGCTTACGATCTTAAGGTTGCGAAGCAGACATCTGGTGAAAAGATTGAACTTGATATTACCCCAATGAAACAGGCGGCATAA
- a CDS encoding conjugal transfer protein TraG N-terminal domain-containing protein, with translation MFTYYTYGGFQSVSAAFQNCAAIFGSADHKGAITAFVILGIMAGAAVGYLKVMFEGANPLTWFYLTLIGMVLYLGLFVPKVSMEIFDPVYNQDVVVADLPLAVVLIAETANLIEQIEVNISDSTGQGTTTACGAMPPMQYQTSGGTVAPQLLATTASSFISDANYARYIQNYVQDCLTFELLKPGTTTTIDNVMEPGCGVTILDTLGKAANPAVFTADYQNNPISCQQAYTAIQSYYTNPANASAAALNACGGSGFSDQMQCQSLIQTTLNNTLGVGIDPMSFISQQTVANITSYALASGNAESVQLITQLQQGNINSGVSAGITNPQMINIYLAYVIMIIPFISLVMATCMWRKVFALLFGFLFFVMIMRGLDVIAFRIWATFYQSAMASAFNNSGIGGSTALALNTKIGSMLSNLGIARASISTFATIISGTLFHFTDQGLARLQMHTASKNEQTDHDLRDPGRADMRNQEAVGQRAAMVASLASGVHGMSNYAEAAEARISGATGDALGAKAAGGGTPGGLQASTHQASTVDASTRFSHGANLTSDQAARLGANNAMREAGAVDNQSTRQAYENAAVRTLQDNAQGVSAHQQAQRIQQALGLKTETEAYKVLADFNNASGEATAKAFGGDRESYAKFLEGTQNLAQGERDAVMKAANAAGMGLREFAGNRAAIDKMKDVGMLKAIQNGQVSDQDLQEMGRAGILSDAGRMDTWQHTQQATGMDPRQATAFMGAHSNIDSIEKFKNFEAASAALGSAIASGDYKALADSYAQKNGSQERILTRAESNALNAQMHAAGHKDFHSKAGDAVRFGYDASTGSITMAHTTGGGKSEHYNLDSKRSGHDFEKINRDVTTVDKGLRETAGTFIKTGYDNQNFNQTAKHGTYMMQIGGKEMEVKGDLYYGKDGKLIGGTVENGINQSVLAYQMDKDGRLHYAQVSGKADTNGNLVAGKTTEITEQEFVRNNEHGAAIVSSRGTSGQPDVDVKGSGGVKLDQSNTSTFGNRVESKQNLAGSAAQGAGFGQDGNINPGTLATTIAIGQGALHETGQTLNDVKNLSRALRDPETVIGKPGKEGRAAANKEVVQKETRAAEEAARAHQVKTHQANQKTVRILQNQSRTSQVPHGRTMPRPASSSVRPGNRPSISRPGSGKFTPK, from the coding sequence ATGTTCACCTATTACACTTACGGCGGGTTTCAGTCCGTTTCCGCAGCCTTTCAGAACTGCGCCGCAATATTCGGCTCCGCCGATCACAAAGGTGCAATAACCGCCTTCGTCATCCTGGGGATAATGGCCGGCGCCGCCGTCGGATACCTCAAAGTCATGTTCGAAGGCGCCAATCCTCTGACCTGGTTCTACCTGACGTTGATCGGCATGGTCCTGTATCTTGGGTTATTCGTGCCTAAAGTCTCGATGGAGATCTTCGATCCGGTCTACAACCAGGATGTTGTTGTGGCAGATCTGCCACTGGCCGTTGTACTGATTGCCGAGACAGCGAACCTGATAGAACAGATTGAGGTCAACATATCTGATAGCACCGGCCAGGGCACCACGACCGCCTGCGGCGCCATGCCTCCCATGCAGTACCAGACCTCCGGGGGGACGGTAGCCCCGCAACTCCTCGCCACTACGGCCAGTTCTTTCATCAGCGATGCCAATTACGCCCGGTACATTCAAAACTACGTCCAGGACTGCCTGACGTTCGAGCTTCTGAAGCCCGGCACCACTACAACCATTGACAACGTCATGGAGCCCGGCTGCGGGGTCACGATTCTCGATACGCTGGGTAAGGCAGCCAACCCGGCCGTCTTCACGGCCGATTACCAGAACAACCCCATATCATGCCAACAGGCATATACTGCCATTCAGTCATATTATACCAACCCGGCCAACGCCTCCGCCGCAGCGCTCAACGCCTGCGGAGGGTCGGGTTTCTCCGACCAGATGCAATGCCAGAGCCTCATCCAGACCACACTCAACAACACCCTGGGAGTGGGAATAGATCCCATGTCGTTCATCTCCCAGCAGACCGTGGCCAACATCACATCGTACGCCTTGGCGTCCGGCAACGCAGAATCCGTGCAGCTCATAACGCAACTGCAACAGGGCAACATAAACTCCGGCGTGTCCGCCGGCATCACCAATCCACAGATGATCAACATCTACTTGGCGTACGTGATCATGATCATCCCCTTCATTAGCCTGGTCATGGCTACCTGCATGTGGCGCAAGGTATTTGCCCTGCTCTTTGGCTTCCTTTTCTTTGTCATGATCATGCGCGGACTCGACGTGATCGCATTCAGAATCTGGGCAACGTTCTATCAGTCCGCCATGGCATCCGCCTTCAACAACAGTGGCATCGGCGGTTCCACAGCCCTGGCCCTCAACACGAAAATTGGCAGTATGCTCAGTAACCTGGGCATTGCCCGGGCCAGTATTTCCACTTTTGCAACCATCATCTCCGGAACCCTGTTTCATTTCACTGACCAAGGATTGGCCCGGCTGCAGATGCACACCGCCTCCAAAAACGAACAGACCGACCACGATTTAAGAGACCCGGGCCGGGCCGATATGCGCAACCAGGAAGCGGTTGGCCAACGGGCCGCAATGGTCGCCTCGCTGGCATCTGGCGTCCACGGTATGAGCAATTACGCCGAGGCGGCCGAGGCGCGAATATCCGGTGCAACGGGCGACGCTTTGGGGGCTAAGGCTGCTGGCGGCGGAACCCCTGGAGGCCTCCAGGCTTCAACCCACCAAGCGTCAACCGTGGATGCAAGCACCCGTTTCAGCCATGGGGCGAACTTGACCTCCGATCAGGCGGCCAGACTTGGAGCCAATAATGCCATGAGAGAGGCCGGCGCTGTTGATAACCAGTCAACAAGGCAAGCGTACGAGAATGCGGCCGTCCGCACACTGCAGGATAACGCTCAAGGAGTCAGTGCCCACCAACAGGCCCAGAGAATACAGCAGGCTTTGGGCCTTAAGACAGAAACAGAGGCGTACAAGGTTCTCGCGGATTTCAACAATGCATCCGGTGAAGCGACGGCTAAGGCCTTTGGCGGAGATCGTGAAAGTTACGCGAAGTTCCTTGAAGGTACTCAAAATCTCGCTCAGGGTGAACGTGATGCCGTGATGAAGGCGGCAAACGCTGCCGGCATGGGATTACGTGAGTTTGCCGGCAATAGGGCCGCCATCGACAAGATGAAGGATGTAGGGATGCTCAAGGCCATCCAAAACGGGCAGGTCAGTGACCAGGACCTGCAGGAGATGGGGCGTGCCGGCATCTTGTCCGACGCCGGCCGGATGGACACTTGGCAGCACACACAGCAAGCAACTGGCATGGACCCCCGTCAGGCAACCGCTTTCATGGGGGCACATTCGAACATTGACAGCATCGAGAAGTTCAAAAACTTCGAGGCCGCTTCTGCAGCCCTTGGCTCAGCTATTGCCTCTGGAGATTACAAGGCGTTGGCCGACTCCTACGCCCAAAAGAATGGCTCCCAGGAACGCATACTCACCCGGGCTGAGTCAAATGCTCTCAACGCACAAATGCATGCCGCCGGGCATAAGGATTTCCACTCCAAAGCAGGCGATGCTGTACGGTTCGGCTACGACGCATCGACAGGTTCGATCACCATGGCCCATACGACCGGCGGCGGGAAGTCGGAGCATTACAATCTCGACTCAAAACGGTCGGGCCATGATTTTGAGAAGATCAACCGTGATGTGACCACGGTGGACAAAGGACTCCGGGAAACTGCCGGCACCTTCATCAAGACCGGGTATGATAACCAGAACTTCAACCAGACTGCCAAGCATGGCACCTATATGATGCAGATAGGTGGAAAGGAAATGGAGGTTAAAGGTGATCTTTACTACGGTAAAGATGGCAAGCTCATCGGCGGCACCGTCGAGAACGGCATCAATCAGTCCGTCCTTGCGTACCAGATGGACAAAGACGGGCGCCTCCATTATGCACAGGTATCCGGCAAGGCGGACACCAATGGCAATCTGGTTGCCGGCAAAACTACCGAAATCACGGAACAGGAATTCGTGCGCAACAACGAACATGGTGCCGCAATTGTTAGTTCTCGTGGTACATCCGGCCAACCCGACGTGGATGTCAAGGGAAGTGGCGGCGTCAAGTTGGATCAAAGCAACACCAGCACATTCGGAAACAGGGTGGAGTCGAAACAGAATCTCGCCGGTTCAGCGGCGCAAGGCGCTGGTTTTGGCCAGGACGGCAACATAAATCCTGGAACGCTAGCAACGACCATCGCGATTGGGCAGGGGGCGTTACATGAGACTGGGCAGACCCTGAACGATGTTAAAAACCTTTCAAGGGCATTGCGAGATCCAGAAACCGTAATTGGCAAACCTGGGAAAGAAGGACGAGCTGCAGCCAACAAAGAAGTTGTGCAAAAAGAGACCAGAGCGGCGGAGGAGGCCGCCCGAGCTCACCAAGTAAAAACGCATCAGGCAAATCAGAAAACAGTGAGGATTCTTCAAAACCAGAGTAGAACATCCCAGGTGCCGCACGGCAGGACAATGCCCCGACCGGCATCGAGTTCTGTACGACCGGGGAACAGACCGAGCATCAGCAGACCAGGGTCTGGAAAATTCACACCAAAATAA
- a CDS encoding conjugal transfer protein TraH, with the protein MRRIKPLIIVSFVLVSNTAFAGGFLDDWISSKTSGSANYYNGQKRGMLFGGSFSGHWPVSENNQLVTATPPHVSAGCGSIDFYGGNLAFLKPEMLVKKIQNVIQNSAYIAFEIAFDTLSSKILNLGHAGENLSNALNKMSMDDCTAAKGLVTTVRNSAEDIATSMQMGDISSGVDMALTDSYATLKQSIPAVKTLSEMDSWFNTQSGKPSSNIPSTSGCTDPILAGLFPSDANNYPRSAIQVIGNTIGLPDTYQGFLRGFIGDMLTISNGGIQVFPLDACPNNKNADLDFLTAGTFEVRDINMKCSQATDVNGNLQNYMSTKLASIMSAMTAGSQLSPDDTQFLSSMPLPVLYGLRMAILSGNQDNMLPTLAKLAATEWMAVAVNDAITRFDQVLFSLEDVARNSTDTSGASGTMCKLSVTSQMSKASIQKLEDNAKHLQEKIIASLQKQMNDFQLVKTVGDQLQEINGILNAKLQQHFSPSVAARMKQKLGINS; encoded by the coding sequence GTGCGACGCATAAAACCGCTCATCATCGTCAGTTTCGTACTGGTTTCGAACACCGCTTTTGCCGGCGGATTTCTCGATGACTGGATATCAAGCAAAACTTCCGGCAGCGCCAACTACTACAACGGCCAGAAACGAGGCATGCTGTTCGGTGGTTCGTTTTCGGGCCACTGGCCCGTCTCTGAGAACAACCAGCTCGTCACTGCCACCCCTCCCCATGTTTCCGCAGGGTGTGGAAGTATCGATTTCTATGGTGGCAATCTGGCTTTTTTGAAACCGGAGATGCTTGTCAAGAAGATCCAGAACGTCATCCAGAACAGCGCATACATCGCGTTCGAGATTGCTTTCGACACGTTATCGTCCAAGATCCTCAACCTGGGTCACGCCGGCGAGAATCTGTCCAACGCTCTTAACAAAATGTCCATGGACGACTGCACTGCCGCTAAGGGCCTAGTAACCACTGTCAGGAATTCCGCCGAGGATATTGCGACAAGTATGCAGATGGGTGACATTTCCAGCGGAGTGGACATGGCCCTGACCGATTCGTATGCCACCCTGAAGCAGAGTATCCCAGCAGTCAAAACCCTTTCCGAAATGGATAGCTGGTTCAACACCCAGAGCGGCAAACCGTCAAGCAACATTCCGAGCACATCCGGCTGCACCGACCCGATTCTAGCCGGCCTGTTCCCCTCCGATGCGAACAATTACCCGCGAAGCGCTATCCAGGTCATCGGGAACACCATCGGCCTGCCCGACACGTACCAGGGCTTTCTGAGAGGGTTCATAGGCGACATGCTCACCATCTCCAACGGCGGAATACAAGTATTTCCTCTGGACGCCTGCCCCAACAACAAGAACGCCGACCTGGACTTCCTGACGGCCGGCACTTTCGAGGTAAGGGACATCAACATGAAGTGTTCCCAGGCGACGGACGTCAACGGTAATTTGCAGAACTACATGTCAACGAAGCTGGCCAGCATCATGAGCGCCATGACTGCCGGCAGTCAGCTGTCACCTGATGATACGCAATTTCTGTCCAGCATGCCGTTGCCCGTGCTCTACGGACTGCGGATGGCCATTCTGTCCGGCAACCAGGACAACATGCTGCCGACTCTCGCCAAGCTGGCAGCCACGGAATGGATGGCCGTGGCGGTCAACGATGCCATCACGAGGTTTGACCAGGTACTCTTTTCCCTGGAGGACGTGGCCCGCAACTCGACCGACACCTCGGGTGCTTCCGGGACCATGTGCAAGCTCTCGGTGACTTCACAGATGAGCAAGGCCAGCATCCAGAAACTGGAAGACAACGCAAAGCACCTTCAGGAAAAGATTATCGCCAGCCTACAAAAACAGATGAATGACTTTCAACTCGTCAAAACCGTGGGCGACCAACTGCAGGAAATCAACGGCATCCTCAACGCCAAGCTCCAGCAGCATTTCAGTCCATCGGTCGCCGCCCGCATGAAGCAGAAACTGGGGATCAACAGCTAG
- a CDS encoding S26 family signal peptidase has translation MEAIKKIPHSRRWLLIAAVLVVEVYVLCHLRIPLTRSLESLVFWWTPDTEHHRVISTGDYVTFDQKVPMVIGKVASIREFITSLFGHQTSEPANTIGLLKRVGCSPGENLSVDANGYYYCDGRYLAVAKREVAGKPITPFCFNGRIPAGMIFVIGDDARSYDSRVYGFISRDRITGVAWAIL, from the coding sequence TTGGAAGCCATAAAAAAAATCCCGCACAGTAGACGCTGGCTGCTTATCGCTGCCGTCCTTGTGGTGGAGGTCTACGTCCTCTGCCATCTAAGGATTCCCCTGACACGGTCCCTGGAGTCGCTGGTATTTTGGTGGACGCCTGACACAGAGCATCACCGGGTCATATCCACCGGCGATTACGTGACCTTTGACCAAAAAGTGCCGATGGTTATAGGCAAAGTCGCGTCTATCCGGGAATTCATCACCAGCCTCTTTGGACACCAAACTTCTGAGCCGGCGAATACTATTGGCCTACTCAAGCGCGTCGGTTGTTCTCCAGGGGAAAACCTCTCGGTGGACGCCAACGGCTACTACTATTGCGACGGTCGATACCTTGCCGTGGCCAAACGCGAGGTCGCCGGCAAACCGATCACGCCTTTCTGCTTCAATGGCCGGATACCGGCCGGGATGATATTCGTCATCGGTGACGATGCACGGAGTTACGACTCACGAGTCTACGGCTTCATAAGCCGGGACCGGATTACGGGGGTAGCATGGGCGATTTTATAA
- a CDS encoding vitamin K epoxide reductase family protein, with protein MRMLDFIFNLAGGTRADRFFSYVLWLFLAIALVGSILAAFGICSGGCSDAEKYSLFGLHFSTVGIPFFIIAIAASFFRNNGNGGFRFIFDVQLAGAVGAEILFIYIQKHIIGHYCPTCMVIAATVILAAAVRLGEVLSRIGQDPAPSWKRVMRVGRYAIVMICIGFSSLTFAIAGISAPADHVAAISTIRQDVWLAGPQSSTVEVYFVTDWFCDYCRKIEPTIEAMLPEVGKVARYTFIDDPVHLESLNFVPFHTSLLLNDKPHYLAGRKILLGLAATTKRPTEEQVRSAFTKAGLTLRMADYADITGLTNSTTAFLRANGVTMTPAVVIRNRVTGERRTLSGIENIGAGIVLTTIKRLQSK; from the coding sequence ATGCGTATGCTTGATTTTATCTTCAACCTCGCCGGCGGCACCCGGGCAGACCGGTTCTTCAGCTATGTCCTATGGCTATTTCTCGCCATTGCTTTGGTCGGCAGCATTCTGGCCGCCTTTGGCATCTGTTCCGGAGGCTGCAGCGACGCCGAGAAATACAGCCTGTTCGGTCTGCACTTCTCCACCGTGGGAATCCCGTTTTTCATCATAGCCATCGCGGCAAGTTTCTTCCGCAACAACGGCAATGGGGGCTTTCGTTTCATCTTCGACGTCCAACTCGCCGGCGCCGTCGGTGCAGAAATCCTCTTCATCTACATACAGAAGCACATAATTGGCCATTACTGCCCTACCTGCATGGTCATAGCAGCGACCGTGATCCTGGCGGCGGCCGTCCGCCTCGGCGAAGTCCTCTCCCGGATTGGTCAGGACCCGGCCCCGTCCTGGAAACGTGTCATGCGAGTTGGACGTTACGCGATTGTCATGATCTGCATCGGGTTCAGCAGCCTCACCTTTGCCATTGCCGGCATCTCTGCCCCAGCCGATCACGTCGCAGCTATCAGCACCATCCGGCAGGACGTATGGCTCGCCGGCCCCCAATCATCGACGGTGGAAGTCTATTTTGTCACCGACTGGTTCTGCGATTACTGCCGTAAAATCGAACCGACAATTGAGGCCATGCTACCGGAAGTCGGCAAGGTCGCTCGGTACACATTCATTGATGATCCTGTCCATCTGGAAAGCCTCAATTTCGTGCCATTTCACACCAGTCTGTTGCTTAATGACAAACCTCATTACCTCGCCGGCAGAAAAATTCTCCTGGGACTGGCCGCCACGACGAAACGCCCCACCGAGGAGCAGGTCCGGAGCGCCTTCACGAAGGCCGGCCTCACCCTGCGCATGGCTGACTACGCCGACATCACTGGACTCACCAACAGCACGACAGCATTTCTCAGGGCGAACGGCGTCACCATGACGCCCGCAGTCGTGATACGCAACCGGGTGACAGGGGAGCGCCGTACCCTTTCCGGCATCGAGAATATCGGCGCAGGCATTGTCCTTACGACCATCAAACGGCTTCAAAGCAAGTGA
- a CDS encoding HD-GYP domain-containing protein, translating to MDHNLKTVLLNVMYAKSVALRDHSLQTAEISSMIVRNLLDSGNDPACSPEDAYTAGLLHDIGKLFVSESILNKPSVLTDREMETMRLHTSWGLQFVKNTSLERYAEVVVHHHENAAGTGYPHGLRASELAPLTKVVRIADTLSALLEDRPYRRSIADDRFILSQMEQDLEGLFNGSSEIVCKAVINYLSAFRKHKAIKEDSYAYA from the coding sequence ATGGACCACAACCTGAAAACCGTCCTTCTCAATGTCATGTACGCCAAAAGCGTAGCATTGCGCGATCACTCACTCCAGACCGCGGAGATATCGTCAATGATTGTTCGCAATCTTCTGGACAGCGGCAACGATCCTGCCTGTTCGCCCGAAGATGCCTACACCGCCGGCCTGCTACACGACATCGGGAAATTGTTCGTATCCGAGTCCATCCTGAACAAACCGTCGGTCCTAACGGATCGAGAGATGGAAACCATGCGCCTGCACACTTCGTGGGGTCTTCAATTCGTGAAGAACACCAGTTTGGAACGGTATGCGGAGGTCGTGGTCCATCACCACGAGAACGCTGCCGGCACGGGCTACCCCCATGGACTTCGTGCCAGCGAACTCGCACCGCTTACCAAGGTGGTACGGATCGCCGATACTCTATCCGCTCTCCTGGAAGACCGGCCATATCGTCGGAGCATTGCGGACGACAGATTCATCCTGTCGCAAATGGAGCAGGACCTGGAAGGGCTCTTCAATGGTAGCTCGGAGATTGTCTGTAAGGCTGTCATCAACTATTTGTCAGCGTTTCGCAAACATAAGGCCATCAAGGAGGATTCCTATGCGTATGCTTGA
- a CDS encoding TrbC family F-type conjugative pilus assembly protein → MRTTTAITAAFFALASPVLAGTAQEAIDNARANSAQYYTDVQRLPESVTSGLSQTSTAKQVIDTVNSKAFQDRVQKEHNRLQREMFGGGSANRPGAYYADSQPTVAGQIPHLAADERIYLFISSSMPLSTLRNYARGIDRLRDPRVVMVVRGFVDGIQDGTKTMEFFMQIRLKDLGCSGANCATFSTQIDIDPNLYRRFRPASVPALVYVRGVHPVDPDVSEGSPENVPVPSPSSWTMIYGDAALSYLFGRTADTTKSPTLAAMSHYLGR, encoded by the coding sequence ATGCGCACCACGACAGCCATAACTGCGGCCTTTTTCGCTCTTGCCAGCCCGGTCCTCGCCGGCACTGCCCAAGAGGCCATCGATAATGCCCGGGCGAATTCCGCCCAATACTACACGGATGTGCAGCGACTCCCGGAAAGCGTAACCAGCGGCTTGTCCCAGACCTCCACAGCCAAACAGGTCATAGACACGGTCAACTCGAAGGCGTTTCAGGACCGGGTCCAAAAAGAGCACAACCGTCTCCAACGCGAAATGTTCGGCGGCGGCTCGGCCAACCGGCCGGGCGCCTACTATGCGGACTCCCAGCCAACCGTCGCCGGCCAGATTCCGCACCTCGCTGCAGACGAACGTATCTACCTGTTCATATCCTCCTCGATGCCGCTATCGACTCTGCGGAACTATGCCCGGGGCATTGACCGGCTGCGCGATCCCCGAGTCGTAATGGTCGTGCGCGGATTTGTTGACGGCATCCAGGACGGCACAAAAACTATGGAGTTCTTCATGCAAATTCGACTGAAAGACCTGGGGTGCAGCGGTGCTAATTGTGCGACATTCAGCACTCAGATAGACATTGATCCTAATCTTTACCGCCGTTTCCGTCCTGCCAGTGTTCCTGCGCTGGTCTATGTCCGCGGTGTGCACCCGGTCGATCCGGATGTGAGCGAGGGGAGCCCAGAAAACGTGCCGGTACCTTCCCCGTCGTCCTGGACGATGATCTATGGCGACGCCGCCCTTTCGTACCTGTTCGGGCGGACGGCAGACACCACCAAATCCCCCACACTCGCCGCCATGTCACACTACCTGGGGCGCTGA
- a CDS encoding TraU family protein, with translation MLKALVISLFVMSCTVPAMATCNGTVFNPVTDIAWNGLFPIRVGGVAVASNNNAPDGATGTVNPICTCTTSSGTFIGTQIGFWDVAYLVEVVDDPYCSTVVGTTVGNDNGSHQGTNDKSVATPHTFKQVHWWPFNAIQLLGMLTGLSCIQQVPLQMTYLSEIDPSWTEDWLAMLKDPKVFLVANPVADIACGAKNAIAQVPGNFFPAAYDSLFWCGWDNIYPLSGNSNSPHNLTASAQIAARQIYTNTQFGTVEDYLVDSQGCSGQIVPVWKSSQWRFQLAKPVKSSTPFWAGESELIWGSGRAPTYNDKNFLYVLFQKKRCCQKIYGGQ, from the coding sequence ATGTTAAAAGCACTCGTCATTAGCCTCTTCGTTATGAGTTGCACCGTGCCGGCCATGGCCACGTGCAACGGTACCGTTTTCAACCCAGTCACGGACATTGCCTGGAATGGTCTGTTCCCGATCCGGGTAGGCGGTGTTGCCGTGGCCAGCAACAACAACGCCCCGGATGGTGCCACGGGAACTGTCAACCCGATCTGCACCTGCACCACGTCGTCGGGCACATTCATCGGCACTCAGATAGGCTTTTGGGACGTGGCCTACCTGGTGGAGGTGGTGGACGATCCGTACTGCTCCACCGTGGTAGGCACGACCGTCGGTAACGACAACGGATCGCACCAGGGGACCAACGACAAAAGCGTGGCCACTCCTCATACCTTCAAACAGGTCCACTGGTGGCCCTTCAACGCCATTCAATTGCTCGGCATGCTCACGGGGCTGTCGTGCATCCAGCAAGTCCCCCTGCAGATGACCTACCTGTCCGAAATAGACCCCTCCTGGACTGAGGACTGGCTGGCAATGCTGAAGGACCCAAAGGTATTCCTCGTCGCCAACCCGGTCGCGGATATCGCCTGCGGCGCCAAGAACGCCATCGCCCAGGTACCGGGCAACTTTTTCCCGGCGGCCTACGACTCACTGTTCTGGTGCGGCTGGGACAACATCTACCCATTGTCCGGCAACAGCAACTCGCCGCACAACCTGACCGCCTCGGCCCAGATCGCGGCGCGGCAGATCTACACCAATACCCAATTCGGCACAGTTGAGGATTACCTAGTTGACTCCCAGGGCTGCTCGGGCCAGATCGTGCCGGTCTGGAAGAGTTCTCAATGGCGCTTCCAGTTGGCCAAACCGGTCAAAAGCTCCACACCGTTCTGGGCCGGGGAATCGGAACTGATCTGGGGCTCCGGTCGAGCACCGACGTACAATGACAAAAATTTCCTGTACGTCCTGTTCCAGAAGAAACGCTGCTGTCAGAAAATCTACGGTGGACAATGA